Genomic DNA from Niallia circulans:
GATCACGCCATTGACGAAAGAAATGAAGCTGAATTCATTCGGCTGAGCAAACAATATACACAATTATGTAAGCGCTTCGATAATTAATTCTGAAGAAGGCGTCCATGGGAACATCCCATAGACTCCTTTTTTTTGGGAGAAAAGGGCTAAGCTCTAACTTGAGCTTAGCCCTCTTCCGTCTTTTAATTTTGTCCGTTTTTCATTAAAATGCTTTTTTCTTCAAGGTCAGATATTCTTTCGAGCATAGTGGGATGACTATAGCGAAATACTTTCACAAGTAATGGTGGATTTACCTCACTGAGCCCTGTTTTAGCAAGCTTTTGGAAGGTAGTAATCCCTGCTTCTGGATCACTCGTCAATTGGACCGCATAATTATCGGCCCGTTTCTCCTCATACCTCGAAACAATATTAGTTAGCGGATTTACTGCAAACAGCAACATGGAGATTAACAGCAGAATTAATGGAAATGATTGATAATCCTCCACTCTTGAAATTTTAAGAGCATCCCCCCATTTACTGACTACCACATGCATCAGCTTATAGATAAAATACAAACCGAAAAACGACAGCACAAGCGAAAGAGCAATTCCAAAGTAAATATGCTTTTCAACATAATGCGCCATTTCATGAGCCATAACAAATAATATCTCATTATCCTTAAGCTCTTTTGTGGTCGTGTCCCAAAGGACGATTCTTGAATTGGAGCCTATCCCTGTTACATAGGCATTTAAAGCATTTGTCTTATCTGACATATTCACCTCAAACACATGTGCAGCTGGTATGTTTGATTCTTTTGCCAATGCAAGAATTTTCTCCTCTAACTGCTTATCACTTAAGGCAGTAAAGTTGTTATACAGCGGGTCAATGATAACAGGCTGAATAAATGTCAAAAACAAAGTGAACGGAACAGAAAGCAGCCAAGCGTAAAGCCACCAGCGCTTTTTACTCTTGTTCATCAGCCAATACAAAACGATAAAAATCACAAACATCATTACATAGTTCACCCAGAAATCGATCAATTCATCCTTCATCCAGGAAGGAAAGCTCTGTGTAGAAATATGATAATCCGTTGATACCTTGTGACCGATATAGCTTAAGGGAAAAGTTGCTATATATGCTATAATGTTTAGCCAAAAAAGATAAATCGCCTTTTGGATGGCTTTATATTTACCTGTTTCCTCCCCCCATTTTCGAAATGCTTTTGATAAACCGAACAGCAGGATAAACAAATAGATTAACCATTCCAAAGGGGTCGATATAAAAA
This window encodes:
- a CDS encoding M48 family metallopeptidase, which gives rise to MARKLGFYSVLLFIVYGLFFYWYLFYFADSKLPFEFQGSSADPATFLNSRELALSDEYSKLKNFMFFISTPLEWLIYLFILLFGLSKAFRKWGEETGKYKAIQKAIYLFWLNIIAYIATFPLSYIGHKVSTDYHISTQSFPSWMKDELIDFWVNYVMMFVIFIVLYWLMNKSKKRWWLYAWLLSVPFTLFLTFIQPVIIDPLYNNFTALSDKQLEEKILALAKESNIPAAHVFEVNMSDKTNALNAYVTGIGSNSRIVLWDTTTKELKDNEILFVMAHEMAHYVEKHIYFGIALSLVLSFFGLYFIYKLMHVVVSKWGDALKISRVEDYQSFPLILLLISMLLFAVNPLTNIVSRYEEKRADNYAVQLTSDPEAGITTFQKLAKTGLSEVNPPLLVKVFRYSHPTMLERISDLEEKSILMKNGQN